From the genome of Muricauda sp. SCSIO 64092, one region includes:
- a CDS encoding ligase-associated DNA damage response DEXH box helicase, giving the protein MALTWFQQQGWKPHAFQKETWTAFLQGKHGLLNAPTGSGKTYALWFPIVLNYIKNHPEYKTKHKKGLKAVWITPLRALSQEIKQSAERIVADLELPMTVGIRTGDTTTKERARQRTTMPDLLITTPESLQLLLASKAYDSTFKDCSAIVVDEWHELLGTKRGIQMELALSRLKTVCKDLRIWGISATIGNLPQARQVLLGPTSPEMENSVLVRANLKKKIKVKSIIPKQMETFPWRGHLGLHLLDDVIPIIKKSKTTLLFTNTRSQCEIWFQKILERYPEFAGEMAMHHGSVNKETRIWVEQAIRNESLKAVVCTSSLDLGVDFAPVETVIQIGGPKGVARFLQRAGRSGHRPGETSVIYFLPTHAIELIEASALQVAVKENAVEDRLPFLNSYDVLIQYLTTLAVSDGFYPNEIFPEIKQTFCYQGLTEEEWQWLLNFLVMGSQSLKSYDEYKKVEVEADGRFKVNNKGIAMRHRFQIGTIVGDANLSVHYQKGGYIGSIEEYFVSKLNPGDVFVFAGRNLEFIRIRSMKVQVRNSTKRTNKVPAWAGGRLSFSSEMSKLLRLELYKAATEANLSKELVALQHIFEKQREESSVPKPSEFLIETFKTRDGYHHIFYPFEGRAVHEAMSSLLSYRIGLLSPITCSLAFNDYGFEMLSDKPIDIQAVIDNNLFTSEYMLPDLQKSLNSNEMARRKFRDIAVISGMVFTGYPEKGIKMKHLQSSSQLLFDVFRDYEPENLLFKQAFTETFEHQLEEGRLRMALERIATQEIVWKQCQKATPFSFPLITDRLREKLSNEKLADRIKRMTKILMK; this is encoded by the coding sequence TCCTGAATACAAAACCAAACATAAAAAAGGACTGAAAGCGGTTTGGATTACCCCGCTACGGGCCCTTTCCCAAGAAATAAAACAATCTGCCGAACGTATAGTGGCGGATCTGGAACTCCCAATGACCGTAGGGATTCGAACGGGGGACACTACTACAAAAGAGCGGGCACGGCAGCGGACCACTATGCCCGATTTACTGATCACTACCCCGGAAAGCCTACAGCTATTGTTGGCTTCAAAAGCATATGACAGCACATTTAAAGACTGTTCGGCCATCGTTGTTGATGAGTGGCATGAACTTTTGGGGACCAAACGGGGAATCCAGATGGAGTTGGCCCTTTCCCGGCTCAAGACCGTATGCAAGGACCTTCGTATTTGGGGAATTTCGGCCACGATCGGCAATTTACCCCAAGCCCGCCAGGTACTTCTAGGCCCTACTTCTCCCGAAATGGAGAATTCCGTTTTGGTAAGGGCCAATCTCAAAAAGAAGATCAAGGTCAAAAGTATCATCCCAAAACAGATGGAAACCTTCCCATGGCGTGGGCATTTGGGACTGCATTTACTGGATGATGTTATTCCCATCATAAAAAAGAGCAAAACAACACTCCTTTTCACCAACACGCGCAGTCAATGTGAGATTTGGTTTCAAAAAATATTGGAACGTTACCCGGAGTTTGCCGGTGAAATGGCCATGCACCATGGTAGTGTGAACAAAGAAACGCGTATATGGGTAGAACAGGCCATACGAAACGAAAGTCTAAAAGCGGTGGTCTGCACCTCCAGTTTGGATTTGGGGGTGGATTTTGCACCGGTGGAAACCGTCATCCAAATAGGCGGGCCAAAAGGGGTGGCCCGTTTTTTACAGCGTGCCGGACGTAGCGGTCATCGCCCGGGAGAAACAAGTGTCATCTATTTTTTACCTACCCATGCCATTGAACTGATCGAGGCTTCCGCACTTCAAGTTGCGGTAAAGGAAAATGCTGTTGAGGACCGCTTACCTTTTTTGAACAGTTATGACGTGCTCATCCAATATTTGACCACCCTGGCGGTTTCCGATGGCTTTTATCCCAATGAAATCTTCCCGGAAATTAAACAGACCTTTTGTTACCAAGGGCTTACCGAAGAGGAATGGCAATGGTTGCTCAATTTTTTGGTCATGGGAAGCCAAAGCTTAAAAAGCTACGATGAATACAAAAAAGTGGAAGTGGAAGCGGATGGAAGGTTCAAGGTAAACAACAAAGGCATTGCCATGAGGCATCGTTTTCAGATTGGGACCATTGTGGGCGACGCCAACCTTTCCGTACATTATCAAAAAGGGGGATATATCGGTTCCATCGAAGAATATTTTGTTTCAAAACTAAATCCTGGGGATGTATTTGTCTTTGCCGGACGGAATCTGGAATTTATCCGCATTCGTAGCATGAAGGTACAGGTGCGCAATTCCACAAAACGAACCAATAAGGTCCCTGCTTGGGCCGGTGGTCGATTGAGTTTTTCTTCCGAAATGTCCAAATTGTTGCGATTGGAACTGTATAAGGCGGCTACGGAAGCCAATCTTAGCAAGGAACTGGTAGCGCTCCAACATATCTTTGAGAAACAAAGGGAGGAAAGTAGCGTTCCCAAACCCAGTGAGTTTTTGATTGAAACCTTTAAAACAAGGGATGGCTACCACCATATTTTTTATCCTTTTGAAGGACGTGCCGTACATGAAGCAATGAGCAGTTTACTATCGTACCGCATAGGGCTGCTCTCCCCTATCACCTGCTCGCTGGCTTTTAACGACTATGGCTTTGAGATGTTATCCGATAAACCCATTGATATTCAAGCCGTAATCGACAATAACCTGTTTACTTCCGAATACATGCTCCCCGATTTGCAAAAAAGTCTGAATTCCAATGAAATGGCCCGCAGAAAATTTCGTGACATTGCCGTTATCAGTGGTATGGTCTTTACCGGCTATCCGGAAAAAGGAATAAAAATGAAGCACCTTCAAAGTAGTTCCCAACTCTTGTTTGATGTCTTCCGGGATTACGAACCGGAAAACCTCCTCTTTAAACAAGCGTTTACGGAAACCTTTGAACATCAATTGGAGGAAGGCCGATTGCGAATGGCACTGGAACGTATCGCTACGCAAGAAATCGTTTGGAAGCAATGTCAAAAGGCAACTCCATTTTCCTTTCCATTGATCACGGATAGGCTTCGGGAAAAACTCTCCAATGAAAAATTGGCCGATCGCATTAAACGAATGACCAAGATTTTGATGAAGTAA
- the pdeM gene encoding ligase-associated DNA damage response endonuclease PdeM translates to MTQRIKIKNQSFILHPLGGMFWEEKSLLLIGDVHLGKVAHFRKFGAAVPRKAIHKNFLLLDKIVGHFQPFHLCFLGDLFHSSFNREWDFFENWVAKTPSKISLVVGNHDIIAPEKFEALGIMVFKELQWDDFLFTHHPEERNGFFNFCGHIHPAVRLQGFGRQRLKLPCFFKTKNQLILPAFGEFTGNHALKPKKTDEVFVIVEGEVVRI, encoded by the coding sequence GTGACACAACGTATTAAAATAAAAAACCAATCCTTTATCCTGCACCCCTTGGGCGGTATGTTCTGGGAAGAAAAATCCCTGTTGCTCATTGGTGATGTACATCTGGGCAAGGTCGCCCATTTCAGAAAGTTTGGAGCCGCGGTCCCACGAAAGGCCATCCACAAAAACTTTCTCTTACTGGATAAAATTGTTGGCCATTTTCAACCTTTTCATTTGTGTTTTCTTGGCGATTTATTCCATTCCTCCTTCAATAGGGAGTGGGACTTTTTTGAGAATTGGGTGGCGAAGACCCCTTCCAAAATCAGTTTGGTGGTGGGAAACCATGATATTATCGCTCCCGAAAAATTCGAAGCTCTGGGGATAATGGTTTTTAAGGAATTACAATGGGACGATTTCCTTTTCACCCACCATCCCGAAGAACGAAACGGGTTTTTCAATTTTTGCGGGCATATACACCCTGCCGTCCGTTTGCAAGGTTTTGGACGACAACGCTTAAAGCTACCCTGTTTTTTCAAAACAAAAAATCAGCTTATCCTCCCCGCTTTCGGCGAGTTTACGGGCAACCATGCCCTGAAACCCAAAAAAACCGATGAGGTCTTTGTAATCGTTGAGGGGGAAGTGGTGAGGATCTAA
- the mfd gene encoding transcription-repair coupling factor has translation MTKSSILARFEQSPKLRELRETIAQSQKGVHVQGLVGSSFSFAISSLFSVSENPFLILLNDKEEAAYILNDLEQLVGEKDVLFYPGSYRRPYQIEETDNANVLLRAEVLNRINSRRKPAVIVTYPDALFEKVVTRKELEKNTLKIKLEDTLSLDFLNEVLFEYEFKRVDFVTEPGEFSVRGGIVDVFSFSHDEPYRIEFFGDEVDSIRTFDVETQLSTEKVKKITIIPNVENKFLQDTRESFLKYISPKTVIFSKNLSLVFHRIDSNFEKAKESFEKLSKEIKHAQPGELFVNSALLKSQLSDFTVVEIGASASFRPQNHSTSSRTDRSENAFSFRAKPQPAFNKKFELLVQDLQENHDKGFENVICCSTEQQAKRLKDIIKTVILGDDDETNDDIGYHTLVFPLYQGFIDHDLQLACYTDHQIFERYHKFHLKNGYAKKQAITLKELNKLELGDYVTHIDHGIGKFGGLQKIDVEGKKQEAIKLVYGDRDILYVSIHSLHKISKYNGKDGAAPKIYKLGSAAWKKLKQKTKSRVKKIAFDLIKVYAKRRLEKGFQYGPDSYLQHELEASFIYEDTPDQAKSTADVKKDMESERPMDRLICGDVGFGKTEVAIRAAFKAVDNGKQVAILVPTTILAFQHNNTFKKRLGELPVTVDYLNRFRTAKEKREILEQLAQGKIDIIIGTHQLVNKSVQFKDLGLLIVDEEQKFGVAVKDKLKSIKENVDVLTLTATPIPRTLQFSLMAARDLSVINTAPPNRYPIESRVIRFNEEIIRDAISYEIQRGGQIFFIHNRIENIKEMAGMLQRLVPDAKIGIGHGQMEGKKLEQLMLAFMNGEFDVLVSTTIVESGLDVTNANTIFIHNANNFGLSDLHQMRGRVGRSNKKAFCFFITPPYEVMTPDARKRIQALEQFTELGSGFNIAMKDLEIRGAGDLLGGEQSGFINEIGFETYQKILTEAIEELKENEFKELYDEVEGEKEKVFVKDTQLDTDFELLFPDDYVNNITERLNLYTQLNEVGDEEALQKFESELVDRFGELPEQAVDLLNSVRVKWIATSIGLEKVILKKGKFLGYFIADQQSPFYQTEAFTRILQYVQANPRACQLKEKQTRNGLRLLLVFEGITSIEKALKVLSPLNNKETTAPSLG, from the coding sequence TTGACCAAATCGTCCATTTTAGCACGTTTTGAACAGTCCCCGAAACTTCGGGAACTGCGGGAAACCATTGCCCAGTCCCAAAAAGGTGTCCATGTCCAAGGTCTTGTGGGATCCTCTTTTTCATTTGCAATTTCCAGTCTTTTTAGCGTATCCGAAAATCCATTCCTTATCCTTTTGAACGATAAGGAAGAGGCCGCTTACATTTTAAATGATCTGGAGCAATTGGTTGGGGAAAAAGATGTCCTCTTCTACCCGGGAAGCTATCGAAGGCCCTATCAAATAGAGGAAACGGACAATGCCAATGTGCTTTTGCGGGCCGAAGTTCTGAATCGGATCAATTCCAGAAGGAAGCCAGCGGTCATCGTTACGTATCCCGATGCGCTTTTTGAAAAAGTGGTCACCCGTAAGGAGTTGGAAAAAAATACCCTAAAAATAAAGCTGGAGGATACCCTTTCCCTGGATTTTCTCAACGAAGTCTTGTTTGAATACGAGTTCAAAAGGGTGGATTTTGTAACTGAACCCGGAGAGTTTTCTGTTCGGGGGGGTATAGTGGATGTCTTTTCCTTTTCACACGATGAACCCTATAGAATTGAGTTTTTTGGGGACGAAGTGGACAGTATTCGCACTTTTGATGTCGAAACGCAGCTTTCCACGGAAAAAGTGAAAAAAATAACCATTATCCCCAATGTGGAGAACAAATTCCTGCAAGATACCCGAGAGAGTTTCCTAAAATATATTTCCCCAAAAACGGTCATCTTCTCCAAAAACCTGAGCCTCGTTTTTCATAGAATTGACTCAAATTTTGAAAAGGCCAAAGAAAGCTTTGAAAAACTGAGCAAGGAAATAAAGCACGCCCAACCAGGGGAACTTTTTGTGAACTCCGCTCTGCTAAAAAGTCAACTGAGTGATTTTACCGTAGTGGAAATCGGGGCTTCGGCCTCGTTCCGCCCCCAAAACCATTCCACTTCTTCAAGAACCGACCGCAGTGAAAATGCTTTTTCCTTCCGTGCCAAACCTCAACCCGCTTTCAATAAAAAATTTGAATTGTTGGTTCAAGACCTTCAGGAAAATCATGACAAAGGTTTTGAAAATGTAATTTGTTGCTCTACGGAACAACAGGCCAAGCGATTAAAAGACATCATCAAAACCGTAATTTTGGGTGATGATGACGAAACCAATGACGACATTGGTTACCACACCCTTGTTTTTCCACTATACCAAGGTTTTATTGATCACGATTTGCAATTGGCCTGTTATACGGACCATCAAATCTTTGAACGTTATCATAAGTTCCATTTAAAAAATGGTTATGCCAAAAAACAGGCCATTACGCTCAAGGAACTGAACAAATTGGAACTTGGGGATTACGTGACCCATATTGACCACGGCATTGGCAAGTTTGGGGGATTGCAAAAAATTGATGTTGAGGGTAAAAAACAGGAGGCCATTAAATTGGTATACGGCGACCGGGATATCCTATATGTCAGTATCCATTCCCTTCATAAAATCTCCAAATACAACGGTAAGGATGGTGCAGCTCCCAAGATTTACAAACTGGGGTCCGCAGCTTGGAAAAAATTAAAACAGAAAACAAAAAGTCGGGTCAAAAAGATTGCTTTTGACCTCATTAAGGTATATGCCAAGCGCAGGCTCGAAAAAGGATTTCAGTACGGCCCGGACTCCTATTTGCAACATGAACTGGAAGCCTCCTTTATTTATGAGGACACCCCCGATCAGGCCAAATCCACTGCCGATGTCAAAAAGGATATGGAGAGCGAGCGGCCAATGGACCGCCTTATCTGTGGAGATGTTGGTTTCGGTAAGACCGAAGTGGCCATTAGGGCCGCTTTTAAGGCCGTGGACAATGGCAAGCAAGTGGCCATTTTGGTCCCTACCACCATTCTGGCCTTTCAACACAACAATACCTTTAAAAAGCGGTTGGGGGAACTGCCGGTTACCGTGGACTACCTTAACCGGTTCCGAACGGCCAAAGAGAAACGCGAAATACTGGAACAGCTGGCCCAGGGCAAAATCGATATCATTATCGGTACGCACCAATTGGTGAACAAAAGTGTGCAATTTAAGGACTTGGGACTCCTTATTGTGGATGAAGAACAAAAATTTGGGGTGGCCGTTAAGGACAAACTCAAGTCCATTAAGGAAAATGTGGATGTGCTCACCTTGACTGCAACACCCATCCCCAGAACACTACAGTTCAGTTTAATGGCGGCAAGGGACCTTTCGGTCATCAATACGGCACCTCCCAACCGTTACCCTATTGAGAGCAGGGTCATTCGGTTTAACGAGGAAATCATAAGGGATGCCATTTCCTATGAAATCCAAAGAGGTGGACAGATATTCTTTATCCATAACCGCATTGAAAATATAAAAGAAATGGCGGGGATGCTCCAACGCCTGGTGCCCGATGCCAAAATTGGCATTGGTCATGGGCAGATGGAAGGCAAGAAATTGGAACAACTGATGCTCGCCTTTATGAATGGGGAATTTGATGTCCTGGTTTCCACGACCATCGTGGAAAGTGGCCTGGACGTGACCAATGCCAATACCATTTTTATCCATAATGCCAATAATTTTGGGTTAAGTGATCTGCACCAAATGCGCGGACGTGTTGGTCGAAGTAACAAAAAGGCATTTTGCTTTTTCATTACCCCACCTTATGAAGTGATGACACCCGATGCGCGAAAACGGATTCAGGCCTTGGAACAATTTACCGAACTGGGCAGTGGTTTCAATATTGCCATGAAAGATTTGGAGATTCGTGGAGCTGGTGATCTTCTTGGGGGTGAACAAAGTGGGTTTATCAATGAGATTGGATTTGAGACCTATCAAAAAATATTGACCGAAGCCATAGAAGAGCTCAAGGAAAATGAATTTAAGGAGTTGTATGATGAAGTAGAGGGGGAAAAGGAAAAGGTCTTTGTAAAGGATACCCAATTGGATACCGATTTTGAGCTGCTCTTCCCCGATGACTATGTGAACAATATTACAGAGCGCTTAAACCTGTACACACAGCTTAACGAAGTGGGGGATGAAGAAGCACTCCAGAAATTTGAATCCGAGTTGGTGGACCGCTTTGGGGAACTTCCGGAACAGGCGGTGGACTTGCTCAATTCTGTTCGTGTGAAATGGATAGCCACCTCAATTGGACTTGAAAAAGTGATTCTGAAAAAAGGGAAATTTTTGGGGTATTTTATCGCCGACCAACAATCCCCATTTTACCAAACTGAGGCTTTTACCCGCATATTGCAATACGTTCAAGCCAACCCAAGGGCATGTCAACTCAAGGAAAAACAGACACGAAATGGATTGCGGTTGTTGTTGGTCTTTGAAGGGATTACTAGTATAGAGAAAGCGTTAAAAGTGCTATCCCCACTCAACAACAAAGAAACAACAGCTCCTTCCCTTGGCTAA